In one Natronosalvus amylolyticus genomic region, the following are encoded:
- the hutH gene encoding histidine ammonia-lyase, translated as MTDVIELDGESLTPEAVAAVARDHAKVRITDEARDRVRASRARVEDVIESGEPVYGLNTGFGELVDERIPADRIEQLQTNLIRSHAAGSGRELRVEEVRAMMVCRVNALVKGYSGVRPIVVDHLATLLNCGVHPVVRSRGSLGASGDLAPLSHMALVLLGEGEAMLTDGAGQAETDDSRDGGSPPDGSAMRVTGDVALEAVDLEPLSLAPKEGLALINGTQLTVGLASLVVVDAERLVQAADATGALTTEVTLGTTASSDLAIQDVRPHAGQATSAATVRALTADSQIVESHRNCDRVQDAYSLRCLPQVHGAVRDAIAHLRTGVEIELNSATDNPLVFPAESVDDRASGTDVGAVISGGNFHGQPLALRLEYARLALIDLAAIAERRIDRLLNPNLQEPHLPPFLAPDSGVQSGYMIAQYTAAALLNECRSLGAASSDNTPVSGGQEDHVSMSAQSALNTRRTLENARRIVATEAICGAQAAEYVDAAIEAGFVDDTAFDDSSRPHGLGAGTAVLYEQIRAVVPPLEDDRVLTPELEEVAELIRVGAIEDALESVLE; from the coding sequence ATGACTGACGTGATCGAACTCGATGGAGAGTCGCTTACCCCTGAGGCCGTCGCGGCCGTCGCTCGTGATCACGCCAAAGTCCGGATAACAGACGAGGCCCGGGACCGTGTCCGCGCCTCGAGAGCCCGCGTCGAAGACGTCATCGAAAGCGGCGAGCCGGTGTATGGTCTCAATACCGGGTTTGGTGAACTCGTGGACGAACGAATTCCTGCCGACCGTATCGAACAGTTGCAGACGAACCTCATTCGCAGCCACGCGGCTGGAAGCGGGCGTGAACTGCGCGTCGAGGAAGTTCGTGCCATGATGGTCTGTCGGGTCAACGCACTGGTCAAAGGCTACTCGGGCGTCAGGCCCATAGTCGTCGATCACCTCGCCACGTTACTCAACTGTGGTGTCCATCCCGTCGTTCGCTCTCGAGGCAGTCTTGGGGCGAGTGGTGACCTCGCCCCACTTTCCCACATGGCGCTGGTCCTCCTCGGCGAAGGTGAGGCTATGTTGACCGATGGAGCCGGGCAAGCCGAAACCGACGACTCGAGGGACGGCGGATCACCTCCCGATGGCAGCGCCATGCGCGTCACTGGCGACGTCGCCCTCGAGGCTGTCGACCTCGAACCACTGTCGCTGGCCCCCAAGGAAGGGCTGGCGCTGATCAACGGGACCCAGCTGACGGTTGGCCTCGCCTCGCTGGTCGTCGTCGACGCCGAACGTCTCGTGCAGGCGGCGGATGCGACCGGCGCGCTGACGACCGAAGTCACACTTGGGACGACTGCGAGTTCCGATCTGGCAATTCAGGACGTCAGACCACACGCAGGCCAGGCGACGAGCGCTGCTACCGTTCGGGCGTTGACAGCAGATAGCCAGATTGTCGAATCACACCGAAACTGTGACCGTGTTCAGGATGCGTACTCGTTACGGTGTCTCCCGCAGGTCCACGGCGCCGTTCGTGACGCCATCGCCCATCTTCGAACGGGTGTCGAAATCGAGTTGAACAGTGCGACCGACAATCCGCTGGTGTTCCCTGCTGAAAGCGTCGATGACCGTGCCTCCGGCACCGACGTCGGTGCGGTCATCTCGGGTGGGAACTTCCACGGCCAACCGCTGGCACTCCGCCTCGAGTACGCCAGACTCGCACTTATCGACCTGGCGGCCATCGCCGAACGTCGAATCGACCGATTGCTCAACCCGAACCTCCAGGAGCCACATTTGCCCCCATTTCTCGCACCTGACAGTGGCGTCCAGTCCGGGTACATGATCGCCCAGTACACCGCGGCCGCGTTGCTCAACGAGTGTCGGTCTCTCGGCGCGGCCTCGAGTGACAACACTCCGGTGAGCGGTGGGCAAGAAGACCACGTCAGTATGAGCGCCCAATCTGCGCTAAACACCCGTCGAACGCTCGAGAACGCCCGACGGATCGTCGCCACCGAAGCCATCTGTGGCGCGCAGGCCGCCGAATATGTGGACGCGGCCATCGAAGCAGGATTCGTCGACGACACTGCGTTCGACGACTCCTCGCGGCCACACGGGCTCGGCGCGGGCACCGCTGTGCTTTACGAGCAGATCAGAGCGGTCGTGCCGCCGCTCGAGGACGACCGCGTGCTGACACCCGAACTCGAGGAAGTCGCCGAGTTAATTCGGGTCGGTGCAATCGAAGACGCGCTCGAATCAGTGCTCGAGTAA
- a CDS encoding bacterio-opsin activator domain-containing protein, translated as MSTGSPRSTLVVASDESHLPSLESLESRWEHTVRHLTTLESLDDTLEETQPDATLVLSSDPDWVRSALQRIETTDWTGTTVVAPSREGSESLATVALRHGASEYVPSSEIDDLNEQLAEMLTEDTESEDLSANVSSVDLTELLTTTLPDEVFVLDTDGRYLDTEIRPNAADLYTVSSEEFVGRTLWEAFPQSTADRLYSAIEAAHDTGTIQSIEYDAETTDGRRQFDGRVVPIENSPYGRPVVIWLARDITERHEREQALRQRRDHLESLNQINSVVRRIIRTLVEAPTQSAVEAAVCEQLVQSPLYCGAWISRPTGAGEITYQLGRGEVDSYLDEVRSLEHAGDRPITKAFEQNEIYSSNELQTESDIPERLQRIARQENIHSAIAVPLAHDDTVYGVLTVLARRGDAFGSRETETFKLLGETIGFAINGIKNRRLLFADAVTVLEFRIEGGNSFSFDLSKEHNCTVTLEWTGTTANGERYQYVTVDGLSGDCVYEAAQNHHSVETCRLIKDGDTKATIGIQLSESAVGTLTGYGATIRDIVVEDGVGHVTVEVSRDTNVREIVEAVTRVYERTELISKHDEDRSVSTAQDRRNHVRDRLTDRQLTALRLAYYGGYFNWPRGSTGEEIAESMGIAPPTMHQHLRKGLQEVLRDFFDDEDGSD; from the coding sequence ATGTCGACAGGTAGTCCACGTTCCACGCTCGTCGTTGCATCCGATGAATCACATCTGCCGTCCCTCGAGTCACTCGAGAGCCGGTGGGAACACACCGTTCGGCACCTCACTACGTTGGAATCGCTCGATGACACGCTCGAGGAAACCCAGCCCGATGCCACCCTCGTTCTCTCGAGCGATCCAGACTGGGTCAGGTCCGCCCTCCAGAGAATCGAAACGACCGACTGGACGGGAACGACGGTCGTAGCACCAAGCCGAGAAGGGAGTGAAAGCCTCGCAACGGTCGCACTCAGACACGGCGCGAGCGAGTACGTCCCATCGAGTGAGATCGACGATCTGAACGAGCAGCTTGCGGAGATGCTGACTGAAGACACAGAAAGCGAAGATCTCAGTGCCAATGTATCCTCCGTCGACCTCACCGAGTTACTGACGACGACGTTGCCCGATGAGGTGTTCGTCCTGGACACCGACGGACGGTATCTGGACACCGAAATCCGGCCAAATGCTGCCGATCTGTACACCGTTTCATCGGAAGAGTTCGTTGGTCGAACGCTGTGGGAGGCGTTTCCCCAGTCGACTGCTGACCGGTTGTATAGCGCTATCGAAGCTGCACACGACACTGGGACGATTCAGTCAATCGAGTACGACGCCGAGACAACCGATGGCCGTCGGCAGTTCGACGGACGGGTGGTCCCAATCGAAAACAGTCCGTACGGTCGGCCGGTCGTCATCTGGCTCGCCAGAGACATCACCGAACGACACGAGCGAGAGCAGGCACTTCGACAGCGACGTGATCACCTCGAGTCGCTCAACCAGATCAATAGCGTCGTTCGTCGGATCATTCGCACGCTGGTGGAAGCGCCGACGCAATCGGCCGTCGAAGCGGCCGTCTGTGAACAACTGGTCCAATCACCGCTGTACTGTGGGGCCTGGATTTCACGCCCGACCGGAGCCGGTGAAATCACCTACCAGCTCGGCCGAGGTGAGGTGGACAGCTACCTCGACGAGGTCCGATCACTCGAGCACGCTGGTGATCGCCCCATCACGAAGGCCTTCGAACAGAACGAGATCTACTCGAGTAACGAACTGCAGACAGAGTCGGATATACCCGAGCGACTCCAGCGTATCGCTCGGCAAGAAAACATCCACTCAGCAATCGCGGTACCGCTCGCACACGACGATACCGTATACGGCGTATTGACGGTGCTCGCTCGTCGTGGCGATGCGTTCGGGTCGAGAGAAACGGAAACGTTCAAACTCCTCGGCGAAACGATCGGGTTTGCGATTAACGGAATCAAAAACCGCCGATTGCTGTTCGCCGACGCCGTGACGGTTCTCGAGTTTCGGATCGAGGGCGGTAATTCCTTTTCGTTCGACCTGTCGAAAGAGCACAACTGTACCGTTACCCTCGAGTGGACGGGCACGACGGCAAACGGGGAACGATACCAGTACGTCACGGTCGATGGCCTGAGTGGCGACTGCGTTTACGAAGCCGCTCAGAATCATCACTCGGTCGAAACGTGTCGGTTGATCAAAGATGGAGACACTAAGGCGACGATAGGCATTCAGCTGTCGGAGTCCGCGGTCGGAACGTTAACCGGATACGGGGCGACGATTCGGGATATCGTCGTCGAAGACGGCGTCGGACACGTAACGGTTGAGGTCTCTCGAGACACCAACGTCCGAGAAATCGTTGAAGCTGTGACTCGGGTGTACGAACGGACGGAATTGATCTCGAAACACGATGAAGATCGGTCGGTCTCGACGGCACAGGATCGACGAAACCACGTCCGGGATCGGTTGACTGATCGACAGCTCACCGCGTTACGACTGGCGTACTACGGGGGCTATTTCAACTGGCCACGAGGCTCCACTGGTGAAGAGATTGCCGAGTCGATGGGAATTGCACCACCCACGATGCATCAGCATTTGCGGAAAGGGCTCCAGGAAGTATTGCGTGATTTCTTTGACGACGAAGACGGCTCGGATTGA
- a CDS encoding MTH865 family protein: protein MADEAELREQFTEAFEGADYPISSPMDLVPALPNGPGTKFESGDFSMTAMELNTKLSGGEFPYESVDAFVDDVVDELKDQGHI from the coding sequence ATGGCAGACGAAGCTGAACTCCGCGAGCAATTCACCGAGGCGTTCGAAGGCGCAGACTACCCGATCTCGAGTCCAATGGACCTCGTTCCCGCGTTGCCAAACGGCCCCGGAACGAAATTCGAGTCGGGCGACTTCTCGATGACCGCAATGGAACTCAACACCAAACTCTCCGGTGGCGAGTTCCCGTACGAGAGCGTCGACGCGTTCGTCGACGACGTCGTCGACGAACTGAAAGACCAGGGTCACATCTAG
- a CDS encoding CopG family transcriptional regulator produces MAKDTVRYPDDVVEAIDALVDDGMFESKSEFYRFSAEYVLTLINPDHEVETFNFDEIKSELHIEEVNHVEALGTDGGTFFLDAIITVRKHGLRGNYEDAERFIDTHYEPTDQECIILEELLGTYRDGVT; encoded by the coding sequence ATGGCTAAAGATACCGTCAGGTATCCCGACGACGTCGTGGAAGCGATAGACGCCCTCGTCGACGACGGTATGTTCGAGAGTAAGTCCGAATTTTACCGATTCTCTGCCGAGTACGTCCTGACGCTCATCAATCCTGATCACGAAGTTGAGACGTTCAATTTCGACGAGATCAAATCGGAGCTCCATATCGAGGAGGTCAACCACGTCGAGGCACTGGGTACGGATGGCGGCACGTTCTTTCTCGACGCCATCATAACCGTCCGGAAACACGGCCTGAGAGGTAACTACGAGGATGCAGAGCGCTTCATCGACACGCATTACGAACCAACCGATCAGGAGTGCATCATCCTCGAGGAGCTACTGGGGACGTATCGCGACGGCGTTACCTGA
- a CDS encoding cobyric acid synthase — MARTILVAGTASHVGKSTVAAGLCRLLADRGVSVTPYKAQNMSNNARVVPCAETRADSCAETRADSCAETRADSCAWSASASTDPTTRENGDDWTDTDGRVTVSSSQKSDSPWGEIGVSQYVQARAARTTPTTDVNPVLLKPRGNGESQLVIQGKAVEHLRAGSYYESHWHDARDAAETSYQRLAAENEFVIAEGAGSIAEINLHDRDLANIETARFGDADILLLVDIERGGAFASLYGTLELVPDDIRARVVGMVITKFRGEKALLESGIEALQEKTGIPVLGVIPYDDPGLPEEDSLSLPATDERAVWGIDDAPADSTVTIAVPRLPHLSNATDIEALVGEPGVRVAFIPVEGATTEPTPESPLGNADAVVLPGTKNTVDDLEALHRSGIGEAIARFDGPIVGLCGGFQMLGTRLHNTGLEAATSRQTSLDGLGVLPIETTFDEAKQVRRTTVQVDESASPLMAGATGPVTGYEIHAGRTRPLETAPETLTSPLEPSSVASGLVLGTYLHGLFETDAVRRAFVRCVRRQAECPPSATGGRDEGDVIDADDESVTPYDRAAELVAAHVDLEPLGLPGRQEWTGVDW, encoded by the coding sequence ATGGCAAGGACCATCCTCGTCGCCGGGACGGCAAGCCACGTTGGAAAGTCGACGGTTGCCGCCGGATTGTGCCGGCTACTTGCCGACCGCGGGGTGTCCGTCACCCCATACAAGGCACAGAACATGAGCAACAACGCTCGCGTCGTCCCCTGTGCTGAGACTCGCGCCGACTCCTGTGCTGAGACTCGCGCCGACTCCTGTGCTGAGACTCGCGCCGACTCCTGTGCTTGGAGTGCCAGTGCAAGTACAGACCCGACCACTCGAGAAAATGGGGATGACTGGACGGATACGGATGGTCGAGTGACTGTCTCTTCGTCCCAAAAGAGCGACTCGCCGTGGGGTGAAATCGGCGTCTCACAGTACGTACAGGCTCGAGCAGCCAGAACGACCCCCACGACGGACGTCAATCCGGTGTTGTTGAAACCACGCGGCAACGGCGAGAGTCAACTCGTTATCCAGGGCAAGGCTGTCGAACATCTGCGTGCCGGATCGTACTACGAAAGCCATTGGCACGATGCTCGAGACGCAGCCGAAACGTCATATCAGCGACTGGCAGCCGAAAACGAGTTCGTTATCGCAGAGGGGGCAGGGAGTATCGCCGAGATCAACCTCCATGATCGTGACCTGGCGAATATCGAAACCGCGCGTTTTGGCGATGCTGACATCCTGCTGCTCGTCGATATCGAGCGCGGGGGTGCTTTCGCGAGCCTGTATGGGACGCTCGAGCTGGTCCCCGATGACATCCGTGCGCGGGTCGTTGGGATGGTCATCACCAAATTCCGGGGCGAAAAAGCCCTTCTCGAGTCCGGTATCGAGGCACTCCAGGAGAAAACCGGGATTCCCGTCCTGGGCGTGATACCGTACGACGACCCCGGACTTCCCGAGGAAGATAGCCTCAGTTTACCGGCCACGGACGAGCGGGCGGTCTGGGGTATCGACGACGCGCCAGCCGACTCCACGGTGACCATCGCGGTTCCGCGACTCCCCCACCTATCGAACGCGACTGACATCGAGGCGCTCGTGGGCGAACCGGGCGTTCGTGTCGCGTTCATTCCGGTCGAGGGGGCAACGACTGAACCGACGCCAGAATCCCCTCTCGGAAACGCCGATGCGGTCGTGCTCCCGGGCACGAAAAACACGGTCGATGATCTGGAGGCGCTGCATCGATCGGGTATCGGTGAGGCCATCGCACGGTTCGATGGCCCAATCGTCGGCCTCTGTGGCGGGTTCCAGATGCTTGGGACACGGTTACATAACACCGGGCTCGAGGCAGCAACCTCGAGACAGACCTCCCTCGATGGACTCGGTGTGCTTCCAATCGAAACGACGTTCGATGAGGCGAAACAAGTGCGCAGAACGACCGTCCAGGTCGATGAATCTGCATCGCCATTGATGGCCGGTGCGACCGGACCGGTGACGGGATACGAGATTCATGCCGGTCGAACGCGGCCGCTCGAGACCGCCCCCGAGACACTCACGTCGCCCCTCGAACCCTCGAGTGTCGCGTCCGGACTCGTGCTGGGCACCTATCTGCACGGACTGTTCGAAACCGATGCCGTGCGTCGTGCGTTCGTTCGCTGTGTCCGTCGACAGGCGGAATGCCCACCGAGTGCTACCGGAGGACGTGATGAAGGAGACGTGATCGATGCTGACGACGAATCGGTGACTCCCTACGACCGAGCGGCCGAGTTAGTAGCGGCGCACGTGGATCTCGAGCCGCTGGGACTCCCCGGGAGACAGGAATGGACCGGAGTCGACTGGTGA
- a CDS encoding ABC transporter ATP-binding protein: protein MSALRVSGLEKSFGSVQALSGMTFEVDAGELFGFLGPNGAGKTTTIALVTGQLVPDSGEISVLGVDPTEEPLEARRRVGILPEKQSPPSFLTPREYFEFVGQIRGLEPETLAGRIEEWVDRLGFRGKLDTLHTDLSRGQQQKVMITQAFLHEPKLVCIDEPLANLDPIVQEQVKSFLRAYCADGNTIFVSTHNIEVAESICTRVGIVADGTCLAVEQLPLPENGSLRQRFIDAVSSQEPRDMPEGVETLAPTPE, encoded by the coding sequence ATGTCCGCCCTTCGTGTCTCTGGACTCGAGAAATCGTTTGGCTCGGTCCAGGCGCTCTCGGGAATGACGTTCGAGGTCGATGCAGGGGAGCTATTCGGCTTTCTGGGCCCCAACGGGGCCGGTAAAACGACGACCATCGCACTGGTGACCGGACAGCTGGTTCCCGATAGTGGTGAAATCTCGGTTCTCGGTGTCGATCCGACGGAGGAGCCACTCGAGGCGCGTCGTCGCGTGGGTATCCTTCCGGAAAAGCAGTCCCCGCCGAGCTTTCTCACCCCTCGAGAGTACTTCGAGTTCGTGGGGCAGATTCGGGGCCTCGAGCCAGAAACGCTGGCAGGCCGGATTGAGGAGTGGGTCGACCGACTTGGCTTTCGAGGGAAGTTAGACACCCTCCATACTGACCTCTCGCGCGGCCAGCAACAGAAGGTGATGATTACACAGGCGTTTCTCCACGAGCCGAAACTGGTCTGTATCGACGAACCGCTGGCTAATCTCGATCCCATCGTCCAGGAGCAGGTAAAGTCGTTTTTACGGGCCTACTGTGCCGACGGAAACACGATTTTCGTCTCGACACACAACATCGAGGTGGCCGAGTCGATCTGCACGCGAGTCGGCATCGTCGCCGACGGGACCTGCCTCGCTGTCGAACAGCTCCCACTCCCTGAGAATGGTTCACTCCGACAGCGATTCATCGATGCCGTCTCGAGCCAGGAACCGCGCGATATGCCAGAGGGAGTCGAAACCCTCGCGCCAACTCCGGAGTGA
- a CDS encoding cob(I)yrinic acid a,c-diamide adenosyltransferase, which translates to MEDRTNVDDTNESPSDGSAGGDESGYQSRDATLERTPGKGETPEAQPITPAAPEEFGLVQVWWGDGKGKTTAAMGMGLRAAGNGYRVHMLQFMKGGASSVEAVRGEYNTIAALPGFSYENLGHYGWHGMADGSDEADHERQAQVGLDRARELLSAAADADLTEPLALERDADDGVHMLILDEILYAADMGLLEPADVLSVIDEKPDDMELVLTGSHAEPTYLLEVADLVTKVTKQRHPIDAGQRARRGTEY; encoded by the coding sequence ATGGAAGACCGCACGAACGTCGACGACACCAACGAATCCCCCTCTGATGGGAGCGCTGGTGGGGACGAATCGGGCTATCAGTCTCGAGACGCGACCCTCGAGCGGACGCCGGGGAAGGGCGAGACACCCGAGGCACAGCCAATCACGCCCGCGGCTCCCGAGGAGTTCGGCCTCGTGCAGGTCTGGTGGGGAGACGGCAAGGGGAAGACGACTGCCGCGATGGGAATGGGCCTCCGCGCTGCCGGAAACGGCTATCGCGTGCACATGCTCCAGTTCATGAAAGGCGGGGCCTCGAGCGTGGAAGCCGTTCGCGGAGAGTACAACACTATCGCCGCCTTGCCTGGATTCAGTTACGAAAACCTGGGCCACTACGGCTGGCACGGCATGGCCGACGGAAGCGACGAAGCCGATCACGAACGGCAAGCCCAGGTTGGCCTCGACCGAGCCAGGGAACTGCTTTCGGCAGCCGCGGACGCCGACCTTACCGAACCGCTCGCCCTCGAGAGAGACGCCGACGATGGCGTCCACATGCTGATTCTCGACGAGATTCTGTACGCTGCAGATATGGGGCTGCTCGAGCCGGCGGACGTGCTGTCTGTGATCGATGAGAAGCCCGACGATATGGAGCTCGTGTTGACCGGCAGCCACGCCGAACCGACGTATCTGCTCGAGGTTGCAGACCTCGTCACGAAGGTGACCAAACAACGCCATCCGATCGATGCCGGACAGCGAGCCAGACGCGGAACCGAATACTGA
- the msrA gene encoding peptide-methionine (S)-S-oxide reductase MsrA, whose protein sequence is MERATLGGGCFWCIEAAFKELEGIEAVTSGYAGGHVENPTYEAVCRGKTGHAEVVQLEYDPDVIGYGDILEVFFTVHDPTQVNRQGPDVGTQYRSAIYTHSDEQRELATAFIEELEAAGSYDDIATEVEPLETFYEAEAYHQDYFEKNPTDAYCRMHAAPKIDKVREQFDERVSSPSR, encoded by the coding sequence ATGGAACGAGCGACGCTCGGTGGCGGTTGTTTCTGGTGTATCGAGGCTGCGTTCAAGGAACTCGAGGGAATAGAGGCGGTCACATCGGGGTACGCTGGCGGCCACGTCGAGAATCCGACCTACGAGGCGGTCTGTCGCGGTAAAACTGGTCACGCTGAAGTCGTCCAGCTCGAGTACGACCCGGACGTGATCGGCTACGGTGATATCCTCGAGGTGTTCTTTACGGTTCACGACCCGACGCAGGTCAACCGCCAGGGCCCGGACGTCGGCACCCAGTATCGTTCGGCGATTTACACCCACAGTGACGAGCAACGTGAGCTCGCGACGGCGTTCATCGAGGAACTCGAGGCGGCGGGAAGCTACGACGACATTGCCACGGAAGTCGAACCCCTCGAGACGTTTTACGAAGCCGAAGCCTACCACCAGGATTACTTCGAGAAGAATCCGACTGATGCCTACTGTCGTATGCACGCGGCCCCGAAAATCGACAAAGTTCGCGAACAGTTCGACGAGCGCGTCTCGAGTCCTTCGAGGTAG
- a CDS encoding cyclase family protein has protein sequence MRLYDLSHPLETGMTVYPGSPPVEIGRTATIESDGYATSRLELSSHTGTHMDAPAHMRPDGDTIEAIDLERFRFRAVVADCRPLEPRTPIDENRLTEAVTVSETALETASLLLCYTGWAEYWGTDRYFEHPYLTADAGDWLVANDLDLGIDALNVDPTPGADDDDSGPNDEGPGTNDESSGTNDEEPGTYPFHQTMFEADRLLLENLRGLEALPTDAVFEVQAFPLAVADGDGSPVRAVAVVD, from the coding sequence ATGAGGCTGTACGATCTGTCACATCCTCTCGAAACGGGGATGACTGTCTATCCTGGCTCACCACCGGTCGAAATCGGCCGGACAGCCACCATCGAATCGGACGGGTACGCTACCTCGAGGCTCGAACTGTCCTCACACACCGGGACGCACATGGACGCCCCCGCGCACATGCGACCGGATGGAGATACGATCGAAGCTATCGACCTCGAGCGATTTCGGTTTCGAGCCGTCGTCGCCGACTGTCGACCACTCGAGCCGAGAACACCGATCGACGAGAATCGATTGACTGAGGCGGTGACGGTATCCGAAACGGCACTCGAGACAGCGTCCTTGCTTCTCTGTTACACTGGTTGGGCGGAGTACTGGGGCACCGATCGGTACTTCGAACACCCGTATCTGACCGCAGACGCCGGAGACTGGCTCGTCGCCAACGACCTCGACCTCGGTATCGACGCGTTGAACGTCGACCCTACGCCGGGAGCGGACGATGACGACTCCGGTCCGAACGATGAGGGCCCTGGTACGAACGATGAGAGTTCTGGGACGAATGATGAGGAACCTGGTACGTATCCCTTCCACCAGACCATGTTCGAAGCTGACCGGCTCCTCCTCGAGAACCTTCGTGGACTCGAGGCGCTCCCGACTGACGCAGTGTTCGAAGTGCAGGCGTTCCCGCTTGCAGTAGCTGATGGTGACGGGTCCCCGGTTCGAGCCGTTGCTGTCGTCGATTAG
- a CDS encoding EthD domain-containing protein codes for MYKHVALLVRKDGMSHEEFVDYWQHNHTPIARDIEGVVRYQTVVPTEPDHAEFDGLAELYFETLEDLHDALGSSGSRDYDPTREVAAEARADVDNFLDLEGRPRFIGEEIVQKDETDGDTTGLYKHSAFLVRQEGMSHEEFVDYWQENHTPIAREIEGVVRYATVLPADPENAEFDGVAELYFEDLDALYDALGSEGSRDYDPDRGKAKEAREDVDNFLAIEDRPRFIGQETLQVDRTSED; via the coding sequence ATGTACAAGCACGTCGCCTTGCTGGTGCGAAAGGACGGGATGAGCCACGAGGAGTTCGTCGACTACTGGCAACACAATCACACGCCTATCGCTCGTGATATCGAAGGTGTGGTTCGCTACCAGACGGTTGTCCCGACCGAACCCGACCACGCCGAGTTCGATGGCCTCGCAGAGCTCTACTTCGAGACGCTCGAGGATCTCCACGACGCCCTCGGCAGTTCGGGGTCCCGGGATTACGACCCAACCAGGGAGGTCGCCGCCGAGGCACGTGCTGACGTCGACAACTTCCTCGACCTCGAGGGCCGACCACGGTTCATCGGCGAGGAAATCGTTCAGAAAGACGAAACAGATGGCGACACGACGGGGCTGTACAAACACTCCGCATTCCTGGTCCGACAGGAAGGGATGAGCCACGAGGAGTTCGTCGACTACTGGCAAGAGAACCACACGCCGATTGCCCGCGAAATCGAAGGTGTCGTCCGGTATGCGACGGTCCTGCCAGCGGATCCCGAGAACGCCGAGTTCGACGGCGTTGCCGAACTCTACTTCGAAGACCTCGATGCGCTGTACGACGCACTGGGCAGTGAAGGCTCTCGAGATTACGACCCGGACCGTGGGAAGGCAAAGGAGGCTCGCGAGGACGTCGATAACTTCCTCGCGATCGAAGATCGGCCACGTTTTATCGGACAGGAGACGCTACAGGTCGACCGGACGAGCGAGGACTGA
- a CDS encoding HD domain-containing protein, translating into MATMEYAKQVRAAFPELEAIDDGQLRDQVVEAWVLGLERGGWRTIQDIPYAWNIHEVDNVEHVRGTTKIALESAAIQRDFHSADPDEDVLIGACLLHDVGKCYEYVDFVDESLVDPDPTYCSEEIPHSISGYALAHEVGCPLAVQRAIPHFLGEVPTRTLEAELVKSANSASSNAITQATMGITLKEWVDQYSQTTG; encoded by the coding sequence ATGGCAACCATGGAGTATGCAAAGCAGGTTCGAGCGGCGTTTCCCGAACTCGAGGCAATCGATGACGGGCAACTCCGCGACCAGGTCGTCGAGGCGTGGGTCCTCGGCCTTGAGCGAGGCGGGTGGCGAACGATTCAGGACATCCCCTACGCCTGGAACATTCACGAGGTCGACAACGTCGAGCACGTCCGCGGGACGACGAAAATCGCCCTCGAGTCGGCGGCCATCCAGCGCGATTTTCACAGCGCAGACCCGGACGAAGACGTCCTGATTGGGGCGTGTTTGCTCCACGACGTCGGCAAGTGCTACGAGTACGTCGACTTCGTAGACGAGTCGCTCGTTGATCCGGACCCGACCTACTGTAGCGAGGAGATTCCACACTCGATCTCGGGATATGCGCTGGCTCACGAGGTAGGTTGTCCACTCGCGGTTCAGCGCGCGATACCGCACTTTCTGGGCGAGGTGCCGACGCGAACGCTCGAGGCCGAACTGGTCAAGAGTGCCAACTCCGCGAGTTCGAACGCGATTACCCAGGCTACGATGGGGATTACGTTGAAAGAGTGGGTCGACCAGTACTCACAGACGACAGGGTGA
- a CDS encoding MarR family transcriptional regulator codes for MSEPRSSIRDLPPSAKLVYFVLEHHDRMTQQELAAETMLPDRTVRHALDRLESVDSIDREISFRDARQSLYSLTRSNPRAHLESSGSLE; via the coding sequence ATGTCAGAGCCACGTTCTTCGATTCGCGATCTCCCACCGAGTGCGAAACTCGTGTATTTCGTGCTCGAGCACCACGACCGGATGACGCAACAGGAGCTAGCGGCTGAAACGATGTTGCCGGACCGAACCGTTCGACACGCCCTCGACCGACTCGAGTCCGTCGACAGCATCGACCGTGAGATCAGTTTTCGTGACGCCAGACAGTCGCTGTATTCGCTGACTCGCTCGAACCCTCGAGCGCATCTCGAGTCGAGTGGTAGCCTCGAGTAG